In Desulfosporosinus sp. Sb-LF, the DNA window TAGCAATACCATTTACCTCAAAAGTCCCCAGTTCGTTGAAATGGGTGAAGCTGCCTTTGACTGCATTAATATTATTATGATCGCTGTGATTGTGACTGGTGGATACGATATTCGCTTCAATTTCAGGTAACTTATAACCCAACATATTTTTGAACGGGTCAGTGAGTATTTTTGTGCCATTTTTGGTAGTTATCAGAAAACATGATTGGCCTAACCATTTGATTTTCAATTTACGACACCCCTTTTTATAGTTCTCAATATAGATTCGATATTACCATTTTGCAGATTTTGCATGTGTTTTACAACTCCTTTACTTTATGATAACATAAGTGGAGTGTTCTCCACATAGAATATCAGGAGAGCTCTCCACTTGTCAACTGGGTTTATAAAAAATTTAGGATGTGATGATATCATGAGTGGTTCTGAAACAACCCAAAATCGTTCTGAACGCCGTGATGCTGCTGAGAATCGCCAGCGAATATTGAGCGCGGCTGTTAAGTTATTTGAGCAAAATGGTGTTGAACAAGTTAGTATGAATCAAATTGCTAGCGAAGCACATGTCGGTCCGGGGACTCTTTATCGCCGGTTCAGAAATAAAGGGGAATTATGTCTTGATTTAATAAAAGAAAATGTTGATCAACTGTTTAATGATATTGAAACTTTCTTGGAGCAACACCATTCTGATTTGCCAAACCAACGATTAAAAGGACTTCTCAGCCTATTTATCCGTTTTAGAGAAAGAAAAGCTCAATTGCTTACAGGAGTGGAGGATTCATCGTCAACCAATCCACTCAGGTCAAGAATGCAGAGTCCACTGTTCAACGAATTGCATCAACTTTTAGTGGAACTGTTTGACGAGATAAATGAGACTGAGCATATTCATTTCAATAGCGTTTTTAGGGCAGATATGTTGATAATGGCTTTAAGCAGAGATTCCTATTCATTTCAAAGAGATGTACGTGGATATTCGTCAGAGATAATTTTGGAGGAACTCTGCGCATTATTTATTTTTGCTTAAATAATAAACTCTTGATGGTTCAACTCAACAAAATTCTTATAATGGTCGGCTCTACTTTTTTATATGAAAATAGCCAGGATTTTAGCGATACATTGCTTGCTAAAATCCTGCGAATTGCCATGTCAGAAATCTGCTAAAGACCTGCGAATTTTGGTGCGATTTCTGATTTTCCACTTCAAAACTGAACCCCTTATAAAGAAAGAGAAGGGTTTAATTACCCTTCTGAGCTTCGTGTTGGTTAACCAACTTATAAAATGTAGTTGTTTTCAGATTCAGTTCCTGCATTGCTTTTTTCGCCGTGATCTGTTCTTTTTTCCATCTTACATATACCTCATTAAATCCTTCTGGAAATGTAGCTTTTGGTCTACCTAAATGCTTACCTTGTAATTTGGCAACTAAAATACCCTCTGCCTGTCTGGTCCTAATGTTCGCCCGTTCCTGCTCTGCAACATAAGCCAGCACCTGTAATATGAGATCAGAAATAAATGTACCGAGTAAATCCTTGTGTAAAGTTGTATCAAGCATGGACATATCTAGCACTTTGATATCCGCTTTAATATCTTGGGTTATATACTGCCATT includes these proteins:
- a CDS encoding recombinase family protein, whose protein sequence is MTNRIYGYCRVSDKDQNESRQIKAVTEAGVDERFILLDKQSGKDFNRPQYQILKNALREGDLLIIKSIDRLGRNYREIIKEWQYITQDIKADIKVLDMSMLDTTLHKDLLGTFISDLILQVLAYVAEQERANIRTRQAEGILVAKLQGKHLGRPKATFPEGFNEVYVRWKKEQITAKKAMQELNLKTTTFYKLVNQHEAQKGN
- a CDS encoding TetR/AcrR family transcriptional regulator — translated: MSTGFIKNLGCDDIMSGSETTQNRSERRDAAENRQRILSAAVKLFEQNGVEQVSMNQIASEAHVGPGTLYRRFRNKGELCLDLIKENVDQLFNDIETFLEQHHSDLPNQRLKGLLSLFIRFRERKAQLLTGVEDSSSTNPLRSRMQSPLFNELHQLLVELFDEINETEHIHFNSVFRADMLIMALSRDSYSFQRDVRGYSSEIILEELCALFIFA